In one Methylocaldum szegediense genomic region, the following are encoded:
- a CDS encoding efflux transporter outer membrane subunit → MGWHLGFGRLPTVLLILSAFATGCIKVGPDYAQPPVDTAANWLDAQDPRLKTNAMEQRNWWKVFNDPVLDRLIDAAYRQNLPLRVAGIRVLEARAQLGIVVGELYPQVQQAFGALQYNRLSERAVQGAFSRIFNYTQSQIGLTASWELDFWGRFRRAVESADYTLLASLADYDNTLVSLTADVALAYILIRTAEKRLEIARRNLETQRESLRIAEARFRGGTTSQRDVEQARTVLASTEAMIPALDITLRQSTNALSVLLGMPPTDLTEWLAGGPSGIPVAPPVVAVGIPAELLRRRPDIRLAELQAAAQSAQIGVAKADLYPAFSLTGQFGFLAADVGKASLSDMFDWRSRFGSIGPTVRWNILNYGQITNRVRMEDARLQELLIQYQNAVLTAQREVEDNLIAFLKSGDRARFLAESTEAALRSLDLAVLQYRQGITDFTTVLTAQQALLNEQDNLANTLGDIARSLVGVYRALGGGWEIREGQDVVPESVKRVMAERTDWGRMLSPAFYLPPPEPKPLVRPPDW, encoded by the coding sequence ATGGGCTGGCATCTCGGCTTCGGTAGGCTGCCGACGGTTCTGCTGATTCTTTCTGCGTTTGCGACCGGATGCATCAAGGTCGGCCCGGATTACGCCCAACCTCCCGTGGACACGGCGGCGAACTGGCTGGACGCGCAGGACCCGAGGCTGAAGACGAACGCCATGGAGCAGAGGAACTGGTGGAAGGTCTTTAACGATCCCGTCCTCGACCGGCTGATCGACGCCGCTTATCGTCAGAATCTGCCCTTGCGCGTGGCCGGAATACGCGTCTTGGAAGCCCGAGCCCAACTCGGCATCGTGGTGGGCGAGTTGTATCCCCAAGTGCAGCAGGCATTCGGTGCCTTGCAATACAATCGGCTCAGCGAAAGGGCTGTACAGGGGGCCTTCTCCCGAATATTCAACTACACCCAATCGCAGATCGGCCTGACCGCCAGTTGGGAACTGGATTTCTGGGGCCGGTTCCGACGGGCGGTGGAATCCGCCGATTACACCCTACTCGCCAGCTTGGCGGATTACGACAATACGCTTGTCAGCCTGACCGCCGATGTGGCGCTCGCCTATATCCTGATCCGCACCGCCGAAAAGCGGCTGGAAATCGCCCGGCGCAACCTGGAAACGCAACGGGAAAGCCTACGCATCGCGGAAGCGAGGTTCCGGGGCGGCACGACCTCGCAACGGGACGTGGAGCAGGCCCGAACCGTATTGGCGAGTACCGAAGCCATGATTCCCGCTCTGGACATCACCTTGCGCCAGAGCACCAATGCCTTGAGTGTCTTGTTGGGAATGCCCCCTACGGATTTGACCGAATGGCTGGCGGGCGGTCCGTCGGGTATTCCGGTAGCACCGCCCGTGGTCGCCGTGGGCATTCCTGCCGAACTGTTACGGCGGCGCCCCGATATCCGATTGGCTGAACTCCAGGCCGCCGCCCAGTCGGCCCAGATCGGCGTGGCCAAGGCCGATCTTTATCCGGCCTTTTCCCTGACCGGCCAGTTCGGATTTTTGGCTGCCGACGTAGGTAAGGCATCTCTTTCGGACATGTTCGATTGGCGGAGCCGGTTCGGATCGATTGGGCCAACGGTGCGCTGGAATATCCTCAACTACGGGCAGATCACCAATCGCGTGCGGATGGAGGACGCCCGCCTACAGGAATTGCTGATCCAGTACCAGAACGCGGTCCTGACCGCGCAGCGGGAAGTGGAGGACAATCTCATCGCATTTCTGAAGTCCGGGGACCGAGCCCGGTTCTTGGCGGAGAGCACCGAGGCCGCGCTGCGCTCGCTGGACCTGGCAGTGCTGCAATACCGGCAGGGCATTACCGATTTCACCACCGTGCTGACGGCGCAGCAGGCCCTCTTGAACGAACAGGACAATCTCGCCAACACCTTGGGAGACATCGCGCGCAGCCTGGTCGGGGTGTATCGGGCGCTGGGCGGCGGCTGGGAGATCCGCGAGGGGCAAGACGTGGTGCCCGAATCGGTCAAGCGGGTCATGGCGGAGCGGACCGATTGGGGCAGAATGCTGTCCCCGGCGTTTTACCTGCCGCCCCCGGAACCGAAGCCGCTGGTACGGCCCCCGGATTGGTAG